One uncultured Methanobrevibacter sp. genomic window carries:
- a CDS encoding DEAD/DEAH box helicase, with protein MLVLKKVKKQWKLYPIGSPKGALNHKREPEFVGNIKFKHEGDSLDISRFVADYNFKDNSTLNEKLLPPGEVIKLLRSQAVFLATPDEKVEKFLKSYNIKVRKTQVCDFCAFEGNITIVNSSYSYKYNNQLICKECAHDTIKEELKLQGFDRAIFRNLKKTLEKTGSLEKTLSVLSPHFDAIKNRNLTLFDKTGKSKHIIPPVDMKRLKIPKKFKQVLLDSGNTKLLPVQYLAIKEGLLRGDDLLVVSATGSGKTLVGELAGITEALKGKKFVFLTPLVALANQKYRDFKKKYSKLGLKVAIKVGRNRVKAKGELNLPDSDVSKSDIVVATYEGIDYLLRNGNSSSLSNLGVVLIDEIHMIDDEDRGTRLNGLIKRLKHLYPKTQIIGLSATVKNPEFLADEFNMKLVKYDERPVPLERHLVYVRNESQKRHLMQRLVKREYNTKSKKGFRGQTIIFTNSRRKTHQITNFLTNKHVNARAYHAGLSYYKKEKIEKDFDKGKISCVVTTAALAAGVDFPASQVIFDSLVMGNKWINPNEFAQMLGRAGRPSYHDRGIVYLIPEIGNDFAGESEEAMALDLLESNSEDVYIEYDEESSYEQILADISSTSIKSFEELNKFYKNIDVPISIKIAVDEMDDLGLIERSPNNKLAVTKYGRATSVSFLSIEDAEFIKNTLNDYNYLKHYVGHSPMYKKKDKYDKLKVLILAMALDLEMFENAYLSNVIHNQISNALKIKFSTRLFAESTLDIISSGEAIEKVDKKFQDALIALQSDFMQCRCQDRPFCSCMQRGISEVIVHERLKGKDPQDISNKLFRKYQIQVYPGDIFSWLDNFVKNLDAIKRISKAYNRQNFVKKTNWLIKKIENG; from the coding sequence ATGCTAGTTTTAAAGAAAGTCAAAAAACAGTGGAAGTTATATCCAATCGGTTCTCCAAAAGGGGCACTGAACCATAAAAGAGAACCTGAATTTGTTGGAAATATCAAGTTCAAGCATGAAGGAGATTCTCTTGATATTTCAAGGTTTGTAGCCGATTATAACTTTAAGGATAACTCCACATTAAATGAAAAATTGCTGCCTCCTGGTGAAGTCATTAAGTTACTTCGCTCTCAGGCTGTTTTTCTTGCAACACCTGATGAAAAGGTTGAAAAATTCCTAAAATCATATAACATTAAAGTCAGAAAAACACAGGTTTGTGATTTCTGCGCATTTGAAGGAAATATTACAATTGTCAATTCATCCTACTCTTATAAATATAATAATCAGCTAATCTGTAAAGAATGTGCTCATGATACGATAAAGGAAGAATTGAAGCTTCAGGGATTTGACAGGGCTATTTTTAGAAATCTTAAAAAAACATTGGAAAAAACAGGAAGTCTGGAAAAAACCTTATCGGTTTTATCTCCTCACTTTGATGCAATAAAGAATAGAAATCTGACATTGTTTGACAAGACCGGAAAATCCAAGCACATCATCCCTCCTGTTGATATGAAAAGATTGAAGATTCCAAAAAAGTTTAAGCAGGTTCTTTTGGATTCTGGAAACACAAAACTGTTGCCTGTTCAGTATCTGGCCATTAAGGAAGGACTTCTGAGGGGTGATGATTTGCTTGTTGTAAGTGCAACAGGTTCCGGTAAGACTCTGGTTGGGGAGCTTGCAGGTATTACGGAGGCCTTGAAAGGTAAAAAATTCGTATTTTTAACTCCATTGGTTGCCCTTGCAAACCAAAAATACAGGGATTTTAAAAAGAAATACTCTAAATTGGGTTTAAAGGTAGCCATTAAGGTTGGAAGGAATCGTGTAAAGGCAAAAGGTGAGTTGAATCTTCCGGATTCAGATGTTTCCAAGTCAGACATTGTTGTTGCGACCTATGAAGGAATTGATTATCTTTTAAGAAACGGCAATTCCAGCAGTTTATCAAATCTTGGTGTTGTTTTGATAGATGAAATTCACATGATTGATGATGAAGACCGTGGAACACGTCTAAATGGCTTGATTAAGCGTTTAAAACATCTTTATCCTAAAACTCAAATTATTGGTTTATCTGCTACTGTTAAAAATCCCGAATTTTTAGCGGATGAATTTAATATGAAGCTTGTTAAGTATGACGAGAGGCCGGTTCCTTTGGAAAGGCACCTGGTTTATGTTAGAAACGAGTCTCAAAAACGTCATCTGATGCAGAGATTGGTTAAAAGGGAGTACAATACCAAATCCAAAAAAGGATTTAGGGGCCAAACTATAATATTTACAAATTCAAGACGAAAAACTCATCAGATTACAAACTTCCTGACAAATAAGCATGTTAACGCAAGAGCATATCACGCAGGATTGTCCTATTATAAAAAGGAAAAGATTGAAAAGGACTTTGATAAGGGTAAGATTTCATGTGTTGTAACGACTGCAGCCCTTGCAGCTGGTGTGGATTTTCCGGCTTCACAGGTAATATTTGATTCATTGGTAATGGGAAACAAGTGGATCAATCCGAATGAATTTGCACAAATGCTTGGTCGTGCAGGAAGGCCGTCCTATCATGATAGAGGTATTGTTTATCTGATTCCTGAGATTGGCAATGATTTTGCTGGAGAATCAGAAGAGGCAATGGCATTGGACCTTTTAGAAAGCAATAGTGAGGATGTATATATTGAATATGATGAGGAATCATCTTATGAACAGATTCTTGCGGATATCTCTTCAACTTCAATCAAATCATTTGAAGAGTTAAATAAATTTTATAAGAATATTGACGTTCCGATAAGTATTAAGATAGCTGTGGATGAAATGGATGACTTGGGATTGATTGAGAGAAGCCCAAATAATAAACTGGCAGTAACAAAATATGGAAGGGCAACATCAGTATCATTTTTATCAATTGAAGATGCGGAATTCATCAAAAATACTTTGAATGATTATAATTATCTGAAACATTATGTTGGTCACTCTCCAATGTATAAGAAAAAGGATAAGTATGATAAGCTTAAGGTGCTGATTCTTGCAATGGCACTGGACTTGGAAATGTTTGAAAATGCATATCTGTCAAATGTCATTCACAATCAAATTTCCAATGCCCTAAAGATTAAATTTTCCACCAGATTATTTGCCGAATCAACTTTGGACATCATATCTTCAGGTGAAGCCATTGAAAAGGTCGATAAGAAATTCCAGGATGCATTGATTGCACTTCAAAGTGATTTCATGCAATGCAGATGTCAGGACAGGCCGTTTTGCAGCTGTATGCAAAGGGGAATTTCAGAAGTCATTGTCCACGAAAGACTTAAAGGCAAGGACCCACAAGATATATCAAATAAGTTATTCAGAAAATATCAAATTCAGGTCTATCCTGGAGACATATTCTCATGGCTGGACAACTTTGTCAAAAATTTGGATGCAATTAAAAGAATATCTAAAGCTTATAATAGACAGAATTTTGTCAAAAAAACTAATTGGTTAATTAAGAAAATAGAAAACGGGTGA
- a CDS encoding helicase HerA-like domain-containing protein, with the protein MYADEKILIGCNENTCVSLLPKLANRHGLIAGATGTGKTITLKTLAESFSDLGVPVFLADMKGDISGLAKIGSETEKIKANVDKYGLAEKGFKYQAYPVEFWDLFGAKGLPVRVTLSEMGPTLLAKILNLSEAQTGVLNIVFRVADSNSLPIIDLKDLKAMINHVVENKAQYESEYGAIAEKSANTILRSLIALEDQGGNDFFFEPALDLNDFIRVNDNGKGIINILDAQKLSLSPELYSTFLLWMLSELFENLPEVGDMDKPKFVFFFDEAHLLFDDMSVEFGKKIEQIVRLIRSKGVGLYFISQSPADIPDDILAQLGNRVQHALHAYTPKDQKAVKVAAETFRPNPEFNTEDVISELGIGQALVSVLDENGVPGIVEKVDIVPPQSYIGAIDDAMREELINLSELKGKYFEPVDPESAYELLLNKIDSDSNLESEVAPETKEAVEEAIEQNHEAPVEEAPAQETPQEKPAFGLGDIIGTVMGGSQPAKGKRAKKSETQKMAERAASQAANTVAREVTKGIMRGIFGQMK; encoded by the coding sequence ATGTATGCAGATGAAAAAATATTGATAGGTTGTAATGAAAACACATGTGTGAGTTTATTACCAAAACTGGCTAACAGACACGGTTTAATAGCTGGAGCAACTGGAACAGGTAAAACAATTACTTTAAAGACTTTAGCAGAGTCATTTTCTGATTTGGGAGTTCCAGTATTCTTGGCTGATATGAAAGGAGACATTTCAGGACTTGCAAAAATAGGTTCTGAAACAGAAAAAATCAAAGCCAATGTTGATAAATATGGACTTGCTGAAAAAGGATTCAAATATCAGGCATATCCTGTAGAATTTTGGGATTTATTTGGGGCTAAAGGTCTTCCTGTAAGAGTGACATTGTCTGAAATGGGTCCGACTCTTTTGGCAAAGATATTGAATTTATCTGAAGCACAGACTGGTGTTTTAAATATTGTATTCAGAGTGGCGGACAGCAATTCCTTACCTATCATTGATTTAAAAGACTTGAAGGCAATGATTAATCATGTCGTTGAAAACAAAGCACAATATGAAAGCGAATATGGTGCTATAGCTGAAAAGTCAGCAAATACAATTTTAAGAAGTCTAATAGCTCTTGAAGATCAGGGAGGTAACGACTTTTTCTTTGAACCGGCACTTGATTTGAATGACTTCATTAGAGTCAATGACAATGGAAAAGGTATCATTAACATTTTGGATGCTCAAAAGTTGTCACTTTCACCGGAATTATATTCAACATTCCTCCTTTGGATGTTGTCAGAATTATTTGAAAATTTACCTGAAGTGGGCGATATGGACAAGCCTAAATTTGTATTCTTCTTTGATGAAGCACACTTGTTGTTTGATGATATGTCTGTCGAATTTGGCAAAAAAATTGAGCAAATCGTAAGGCTAATAAGATCAAAAGGTGTAGGATTATATTTCATTTCACAGTCTCCTGCAGATATTCCAGATGATATTTTGGCACAACTCGGAAACCGTGTTCAGCATGCACTTCATGCATACACTCCAAAAGACCAAAAGGCGGTTAAGGTGGCTGCTGAAACATTCAGACCAAACCCAGAGTTCAACACTGAAGATGTCATTTCAGAACTTGGAATCGGACAGGCATTGGTGTCTGTTTTGGATGAAAATGGTGTTCCGGGAATAGTTGAAAAGGTGGATATTGTGCCTCCGCAAAGTTATATTGGAGCTATCGATGATGCAATGAGGGAAGAATTAATCAACTTATCCGAACTCAAAGGCAAATACTTCGAACCGGTTGATCCTGAATCTGCTTACGAATTATTATTAAACAAAATTGATTCTGATTCAAATCTTGAAAGCGAAGTAGCACCTGAAACCAAAGAAGCCGTTGAAGAAGCCATTGAACAAAATCATGAAGCTCCAGTTGAGGAAGCTCCTGCCCAAGAAACTCCACAGGAAAAACCTGCATTCGGTTTGGGAGATATCATCGGAACCGTTATGGGAGGAAGCCAGCCTGCAAAAGGCAAAAGAGCTAAAAAATCTGAAACTCAAAAAATGGCTGAAAGGGCAGCATCACAGGCAGCAAATACTGTTGCACGTGAAGTTACAAAAGGAATAATGAGGGGAATCTTTGGACAAATGAAATAG
- a CDS encoding DUF123 domain-containing protein: protein MKGCYCLIINLSNSSKIKIGKKLGKIDFTKGHYVYVGSAMNSLESRINRHLRDEKKLHWHIDYLLKESEIEEIIFNESTEKIECELSQYISNNAKGIKNFGCSDCDCESHLYYFKNRNEAIESVQNAYKSIAMDFEYFKI from the coding sequence ATGAAAGGATGTTACTGTCTAATTATCAATTTAAGCAATAGTTCAAAAATCAAAATAGGAAAAAAATTAGGTAAAATAGATTTCACTAAAGGACACTATGTTTATGTAGGTTCTGCGATGAATTCACTTGAATCACGAATAAACAGACATTTAAGAGATGAAAAAAAGCTCCATTGGCACATTGATTATTTGTTAAAAGAATCAGAAATTGAAGAAATAATATTCAATGAATCAACTGAAAAGATAGAATGTGAATTATCACAATACATTTCAAACAATGCAAAAGGGATAAAAAATTTCGGATGTTCTGATTGTGACTGTGAAAGCCACCTATATTATTTTAAAAATAGAAATGAAGCTATTGAATCTGTCCAAAATGCATACAAATCAATAGCCATGGATTTTGAATACTTTAAAATATGA